A region from the Acidiferrobacter sp. SPIII_3 genome encodes:
- a CDS encoding response regulator, whose product MSVTPERCILLIEDNPDDEALTRRAFAKNKITNPVVVAHDGAEALEYLFDEDIHAAGASGLPILILLDLKLPKIDGLTVLRRLRADPRTRLLPVVILTSSGEQQDLVEGYGLGANSYIRKPVDFAQFMEAVRQLGLYWLVLNTPPPPAV is encoded by the coding sequence ATGTCAGTCACCCCTGAACGCTGCATTCTTCTTATAGAAGACAATCCGGACGATGAGGCTCTGACGCGTCGGGCGTTTGCGAAGAACAAAATCACGAATCCGGTGGTTGTCGCTCACGATGGCGCCGAGGCCCTCGAGTATCTGTTTGATGAGGACATCCATGCGGCGGGCGCCAGCGGGCTGCCGATATTGATCCTGCTCGATCTGAAGCTTCCGAAGATCGACGGATTGACGGTGTTGCGACGGTTGCGTGCCGATCCGCGGACCAGACTCTTGCCGGTCGTTATCCTGACATCGTCGGGCGAGCAGCAGGATCTGGTGGAAGGTTATGGTCTGGGGGCGAACAGCTACATTCGCAAGCCGGTCGATTTCGCGCAGTTCATGGAAGCGGTGCGCCAGCTGGGCCTCTATTGGCTGGTCCTGAATACCCCCCCGCCGCCGGCTGTGTAA
- a CDS encoding EAL domain-containing protein produces MRILLLEDAEDDEALVRRALAKAGFAFIMDRVETRAALIQALDANSYDIVLSDYSMPGLSPHDALAVLAERRLDIPVILVTGTIGENRAAAIMRAGAHDFILKEDLSRLVPAIERELREAEGRRQRRVIENDRRRLSSVVEQTADAVLVTDRNGRIEYVNPAVSEQTGYSASELLGATPAIFRSGAHDRAFYQKLWSTLLSGHEFRAVFTNRRKSGERYFEAKTLTPFKDEAGAIAGFISTGRDVSELVRMREDLERSLSVLRATLEATADGIAVTDLQRNIVDFNQQYCDMWGSSAFPTCSWVERRAIMAKLLRDPEEFFGFVQFLYEHPAETRSQAAILRDGHAVECYSQPQRRGDEIIGRVWCFRDITQRVQHEQRLMHLAYHDPLTDLPNRRFLEEQLKERFAASRGEGACLAVVVIAIDRFNLINETLGHGAGDDIVQIIARRLTGALVDGGVLARTGGSEFVVVQEVEPTTGADDLASVLRAAIGEPVVAHGKEFFLTASVGIGLYPEDATDPNTLLQHADSAAARAREGGGDMAARYRAHMSSDAAQRLATEHALHRALAQREFVLHYQPQVCLKTGRVLGVEALIRWQDPRFGLVPPGRFIPIAEETGLIVPITEWVLTTACAQAASWQRAGMPGVTMAVNISGRLFNHGDLLGIADRALMAAGLEPRFLEIEITEGVIMRDLDHTTDLLRELRRRGVRASVDDFGTGYCALGYLRDFPLDVLKIDRSFVQRLGADVRDEAVTATIIQIAHTFALHVVAEGAETAPQVRRLVALDCDAVQGYYFSRPIPAEECGRLLRNPRPFADLKGERWR; encoded by the coding sequence GTGCGCATTCTGTTGCTGGAGGACGCCGAGGATGACGAGGCGCTGGTGCGGCGTGCGCTCGCGAAGGCGGGATTTGCGTTCATCATGGATCGCGTCGAGACCCGTGCCGCGCTGATCCAGGCCCTCGACGCCAATTCCTACGACATCGTACTGTCCGATTATTCCATGCCCGGCTTGAGCCCGCACGATGCCCTGGCGGTCCTTGCGGAGCGCCGGCTCGATATCCCGGTGATACTCGTCACCGGCACGATAGGCGAGAACCGGGCGGCGGCGATCATGCGCGCCGGGGCCCACGATTTCATCCTGAAGGAGGATCTTTCGCGGCTCGTGCCGGCCATAGAGCGTGAGCTTCGCGAGGCCGAGGGCCGGCGCCAGCGGCGCGTCATCGAGAACGACCGGCGCAGGCTCTCGAGTGTCGTCGAACAGACCGCGGATGCGGTGCTTGTGACGGACCGCAACGGACGCATAGAGTATGTGAATCCGGCGGTAAGCGAGCAGACCGGGTACAGTGCCTCGGAACTTTTGGGGGCCACGCCCGCGATATTCCGCTCAGGGGCCCATGATCGGGCTTTTTATCAAAAGCTCTGGTCTACGCTGCTGTCGGGTCATGAGTTCCGGGCGGTATTCACCAACCGGCGCAAGAGCGGTGAACGCTATTTCGAGGCCAAGACCCTGACGCCGTTCAAGGATGAGGCAGGCGCCATCGCCGGGTTCATATCCACGGGCCGCGACGTGAGCGAACTCGTGCGCATGCGCGAGGACCTGGAGCGCTCCCTGTCGGTGCTGCGCGCGACCCTGGAGGCCACCGCTGATGGCATAGCAGTCACGGATCTCCAGAGGAACATCGTCGACTTCAACCAGCAGTATTGTGATATGTGGGGGTCGAGCGCATTTCCGACGTGCTCGTGGGTGGAACGTAGGGCCATTATGGCCAAGCTTCTTCGCGACCCCGAGGAATTTTTCGGGTTCGTGCAGTTTCTTTATGAACATCCCGCGGAAACCCGCTCCCAGGCGGCGATCTTACGGGATGGCCATGCGGTGGAATGCTACTCCCAGCCACAGAGGCGTGGCGACGAAATCATAGGCCGGGTGTGGTGCTTTCGCGACATCACCCAGCGCGTGCAGCACGAACAGCGCCTCATGCATCTGGCCTATCATGACCCTCTGACGGATCTGCCCAATCGCCGATTCCTGGAGGAGCAACTGAAGGAGCGGTTCGCGGCTTCGCGCGGGGAGGGCGCGTGCCTGGCTGTCGTGGTGATTGCGATCGACCGGTTCAATCTTATCAACGAGACGCTGGGCCATGGGGCCGGCGATGACATCGTGCAGATCATCGCCCGCCGGCTGACCGGCGCATTGGTGGACGGCGGCGTGCTGGCGCGTACCGGCGGCAGCGAGTTCGTGGTCGTGCAGGAGGTAGAGCCCACAACCGGGGCCGACGATCTCGCCTCGGTTCTGCGCGCCGCCATCGGTGAGCCGGTGGTCGCCCACGGAAAGGAGTTTTTCCTGACGGCGAGCGTGGGCATCGGGCTATACCCGGAGGATGCCACGGACCCCAACACGCTCTTGCAACACGCCGACAGCGCGGCGGCCCGCGCCCGTGAAGGGGGCGGGGACATGGCGGCGCGTTATCGCGCGCATATGTCGTCGGATGCCGCGCAGCGCCTGGCGACCGAGCATGCCTTGCATCGCGCGCTCGCCCAGCGGGAGTTCGTGCTGCACTACCAGCCTCAGGTGTGTCTGAAGACCGGGCGCGTTCTGGGCGTCGAGGCCCTTATCCGCTGGCAGGATCCGCGTTTTGGGCTGGTACCGCCCGGCCGCTTCATTCCCATCGCCGAGGAGACCGGACTTATCGTGCCCATCACCGAATGGGTGCTGACCACCGCTTGTGCCCAGGCCGCAAGCTGGCAGCGCGCGGGCATGCCCGGTGTCACCATGGCGGTTAATATCTCGGGGCGATTGTTCAATCACGGCGATCTGCTCGGTATTGCGGACCGCGCGCTGATGGCGGCCGGGCTCGAGCCACGATTCTTGGAGATCGAGATTACAGAAGGCGTCATCATGCGCGACCTCGATCACACCACGGATCTCCTGCGGGAGTTGCGGCGGCGAGGCGTGCGCGCGAGTGTCGATGACTTCGGGACGGGTTACTGCGCGCTCGGCTACCTGCGGGACTTCCCGCTCGATGTCCTAAAGATCGACCGGTCGTTCGTGCAGCGCCTGGGGGCTGATGTCCGTGACGAGGCGGTTACGGCCACCATCATCCAGATCGCGCATACATTCGCTTTGCATGTCGTGGCCGAGGGCGCCGAGACCGCACCCCAGGTGCGCCGTCTCGTCGCCCTGGATTGTGATGCCGTGCAGGGCTATTACTTTTCCCGCCCCATACCCGCAGAGGAGTGCGGCCGGCTGTTGCGCAACCCCCGGCCGTTCGCCGATTTGAAAGGCGAGCGCTGGCGCTGA
- a CDS encoding MEDS domain-containing protein translates to MMDCRPVAEDARGHIVEFFEDEQARYDALTAFCYPPLTRNEGVFLVVTAEHGRVLESRLKRMGLDVEAARACGQWRVADAVSMLDSFMIQNTPDAIRFLDLAGGVLRDMEARYRRVHVYGEMVDVLWGLHNHHAALELESLWNDLGAVHEFTLFCGYSSEYFTNPEDRGYLRDLHGLHTHVVSANSGARTSTRYP, encoded by the coding sequence ATGATGGATTGCCGGCCCGTGGCGGAGGATGCGCGGGGGCATATCGTCGAGTTTTTTGAAGACGAGCAGGCCCGTTACGACGCACTGACCGCCTTTTGTTATCCCCCCTTGACGCGCAACGAGGGCGTCTTTCTGGTCGTCACGGCCGAACATGGTCGTGTTCTGGAATCACGCCTTAAGCGGATGGGACTCGATGTCGAGGCCGCGCGGGCCTGCGGGCAATGGCGCGTGGCCGACGCCGTCTCGATGCTCGATTCGTTCATGATTCAAAACACCCCGGACGCGATCCGGTTTCTGGATCTGGCGGGCGGCGTGCTGCGCGATATGGAGGCGCGTTATCGCCGGGTCCACGTCTACGGGGAGATGGTGGATGTGTTGTGGGGCCTTCACAACCATCATGCCGCTCTTGAACTCGAGAGTCTATGGAATGATCTCGGGGCGGTGCATGAATTCACGCTCTTTTGCGGCTACAGCAGCGAATATTTCACGAACCCGGAAGACCGGGGTTATCTCCGGGATCTGCACGGGCTGCATACGCATGTCGTATCCGCAAACTCCGGCGCCAGGACCTCCACGCGCTACCCCTAG
- a CDS encoding EAL domain-containing protein yields MKRGKELGRLLGRLARRMRGCGASSIDDSPVAVALADVDIALLGLTETLRVATANASAERLLGEDTNELLGTAITTILPGYDRGILQSPAPYPALKIATRLRPALAVEVRTSPWSGPGDLRYLVALRDASSEQEVAAKAARLACLYQALSALNAAIRHTQDEAALLALTCQLAVDLGGVAMAWIGTVSDASGMIRPVARHGSQITYLDHIRVSSHPDVAEGRGPVGIAYREGRVVTVGDYRQGGLAGFWRERALARGFRSVGAFPITRHGAPFAVLTVYHAQENAFDKDMVDVLHDMASAVSFALETRDREQQRRTAQEALIEKERHFRAYFEQAVIGMAATSPEKGWVEVNDAMCAMLGYARDELLTKTWLDLTHPEDRSDNLGLLNEMRSGGLDSAILDKRYIHKAGHVVHAHIALQAVRHADHTLHYVVLLVEDVSARKHHEDMLGRLAKILDESSDEIYMLDARTHRFLFANTGAQRNLGYSIEDLRALSPTDIEPRLSREDFMKLVSSLQGAGNDGARREGEHRRKDGTVYPIEARLHLSLNDDSPVIVAIVQDTTERRRLEARLRHQATHDALTGLANRAFFHEVLEKAMARARRHHTLMAVLFVDLDAFKDINDSLGHEYGDQLLQEIARRLTSGLRREDWVARPDDLVARQGGDEFTILLQDLASVDDITRITDRLLGEIARPLPLKETSVHVTASIGITVFPFDDADSEGLLRNADVAMYKAKEAGGNIYAFYAAAMSAEIKERRAIEDGLRHALENNQLLLYYQPQIDLRTGEVAGVEALIRWQHPERGLIAPGAFITIAEESGLIVALGEWVLKNACLQNQRWKARGLVGLRIAVNLSARQFKEHDLLATVTRILTETGLDPATDLLELEVTESTLMDDMGKAAATLAALRDMGLKIALDDFGTGYSSLNYLKRFRINTLKIDQSFVRDIARNTEGAAIASVIITLGHSLGLTVVAEGVESREQLEILRTAGCDEIQGYYYSKPLPAAAFEEWLAAYRREP; encoded by the coding sequence ATGAAAAGGGGCAAGGAACTAGGCCGCCTGCTCGGGCGTCTGGCGCGGCGCATGAGGGGCTGTGGCGCGTCATCCATCGACGATAGTCCGGTGGCAGTGGCGCTTGCAGACGTCGACATCGCACTCCTCGGGCTCACCGAGACGCTTCGGGTGGCCACCGCCAATGCCAGCGCGGAAAGACTTCTGGGCGAAGACACCAACGAACTCCTCGGGACCGCGATCACCACCATCCTCCCGGGCTATGATCGGGGGATATTACAGTCGCCGGCCCCCTATCCGGCGCTGAAGATCGCCACCCGCCTGCGCCCGGCACTGGCCGTCGAGGTGCGTACGAGCCCTTGGAGCGGGCCTGGGGATCTCCGTTATCTTGTCGCGCTGCGCGACGCAAGCTCGGAACAGGAGGTGGCGGCCAAGGCCGCCCGTCTGGCCTGTCTCTATCAAGCCTTGAGCGCCCTGAACGCCGCCATTCGTCACACCCAGGACGAGGCCGCCTTGCTGGCCCTGACCTGCCAGTTGGCGGTGGACTTAGGGGGCGTGGCCATGGCGTGGATAGGGACCGTCAGCGATGCGAGCGGCATGATCCGGCCGGTCGCCCGCCACGGATCGCAGATCACCTACCTCGACCACATTCGCGTCTCATCGCACCCCGACGTGGCCGAAGGGCGCGGTCCGGTGGGTATCGCCTATCGCGAAGGCCGCGTCGTCACAGTCGGCGACTATCGCCAGGGTGGGTTGGCGGGCTTCTGGCGGGAGCGCGCCCTTGCTCGCGGCTTTCGATCCGTCGGCGCGTTTCCGATCACCCGTCATGGGGCCCCCTTCGCGGTTCTGACCGTCTACCACGCCCAGGAAAATGCCTTCGACAAGGATATGGTGGATGTGCTGCACGACATGGCGTCCGCGGTATCGTTTGCACTCGAGACCCGGGATCGCGAACAACAGCGCCGAACCGCGCAAGAAGCGCTTATCGAGAAAGAGCGGCACTTCCGCGCCTACTTCGAGCAGGCGGTCATCGGCATGGCGGCCACCAGTCCCGAGAAGGGCTGGGTCGAGGTCAACGATGCCATGTGCGCCATGCTCGGCTATGCGCGCGATGAGCTGCTGACGAAGACCTGGCTCGATCTCACCCATCCGGAGGATCGCAGCGACAATCTCGGGTTGCTAAATGAGATGCGTTCCGGTGGGCTGGACTCCGCGATCCTCGACAAGCGCTACATCCACAAGGCCGGCCATGTCGTTCATGCCCACATCGCCTTGCAGGCGGTGCGGCACGCCGACCACACCCTCCATTACGTCGTCCTGCTCGTGGAGGACGTGAGCGCAAGAAAGCATCACGAGGACATGCTCGGGCGGCTCGCGAAGATCCTCGATGAGTCTTCCGATGAGATCTACATGCTCGATGCCCGTACGCATCGCTTCCTGTTTGCAAATACCGGGGCGCAACGCAATCTCGGATATTCGATAGAGGATCTGCGCGCACTCAGCCCCACCGATATCGAACCCCGCCTTTCGCGGGAGGACTTCATGAAACTCGTCTCCTCGCTGCAGGGCGCCGGCAACGATGGCGCAAGACGCGAGGGCGAACACCGGCGCAAGGATGGCACGGTGTATCCGATAGAGGCGCGCCTGCACCTGTCCCTGAACGACGACTCGCCAGTCATCGTCGCCATCGTCCAGGACACGACCGAGCGGCGCCGTCTGGAGGCGCGACTGCGCCATCAGGCCACCCATGACGCGCTCACAGGACTTGCCAATCGCGCCTTTTTCCACGAGGTCCTGGAAAAGGCCATGGCCCGCGCGCGGCGCCATCACACGCTCATGGCGGTTCTGTTCGTCGATCTCGATGCATTCAAGGATATCAACGACTCCCTTGGTCATGAATACGGTGACCAGCTCTTGCAGGAGATCGCAAGGCGCTTGACCTCGGGGTTGCGCCGTGAAGACTGGGTGGCGCGTCCGGACGATCTCGTTGCCCGCCAGGGGGGCGATGAATTTACCATCCTCCTTCAGGATCTGGCCTCGGTCGACGACATCACGCGCATCACCGACAGGCTGCTTGGCGAAATCGCACGGCCCCTGCCGCTCAAGGAGACGTCCGTGCATGTGACCGCGAGCATCGGCATCACCGTCTTTCCATTCGATGATGCAGACAGCGAAGGGTTGTTGCGAAACGCCGATGTCGCCATGTACAAGGCCAAGGAGGCCGGCGGGAACATCTATGCGTTCTATGCGGCCGCCATGAGCGCCGAGATCAAGGAACGACGCGCGATCGAGGACGGTCTGCGCCACGCCCTGGAAAACAACCAACTGCTCCTCTATTACCAGCCGCAAATCGATCTCCGTACCGGTGAAGTCGCGGGCGTGGAGGCCCTGATTCGCTGGCAACACCCCGAACGCGGGCTGATTGCCCCCGGGGCGTTCATAACGATCGCCGAGGAAAGCGGACTTATCGTCGCCTTGGGCGAATGGGTCTTGAAGAATGCCTGCCTGCAGAATCAGCGCTGGAAGGCCCGCGGACTCGTGGGCCTGCGGATAGCGGTCAACCTGTCCGCCCGCCAATTCAAGGAGCACGATCTCCTGGCCACAGTGACCCGGATACTCACGGAGACGGGGCTCGATCCGGCCACGGATCTGCTCGAGCTCGAGGTGACTGAAAGCACGCTCATGGACGACATGGGCAAGGCGGCCGCGACCCTGGCGGCGCTTCGCGACATGGGTCTTAAAATCGCCCTGGATGATTTTGGTACCGGCTATTCAAGCCTCAACTATCTCAAGCGCTTTCGCATCAACACCCTGAAGATCGACCAATCCTTCGTCCGTGACATCGCCCGCAATACCGAAGGCGCGGCCATTGCATCGGTCATCATAACGCTCGGCCACAGCCTCGGCCTCACCGTAGTCGCCGAAGGCGTCGAGAGCCGCGAACAACTGGAGATCCTGCGGACTGCCGGGTGCGACGAGATCCAGGGCTACTACTACAGCAAACCGCTTCCGGCCGCCGCATTCGAGGAGTGGCTCGCGGCCTACAGGCGTGAACCCTAG